The DNA window ctggaggatccctttaagctttgttTTGCCGTTGTATAACATTCCTTAGAAACACCTCTGAAAATATTTAACGCCATTCACACCGGCAGATCCGATAACTATTGAAGAAATTAGACGCCGACATGAAATTGTCTGTGATCTGTCTGTGACTTTATTACACAGATGTCATTTACAATCTTCAATATTGCAGCCAAAAGGCAACATTGTGGTaaaagctatatacatatatatacctcATAATATCATCAGATACGTAACAAAAGACATAAAAAATCTTCACAAAACAGATTGTAAAAGTGGATGTGCAGTGCAGATACTGGAGTGGTGACCCTGGCGGGGCTTGCAGCCGCGTTGAGGGTCACGTGATACTGAGAGGTAGGGGATGGGGGTGATTGAGAATGAGATTATTGCCATAAAGGCCAGGGATGCCATCACGCCATATGGTTCTGGCGTATGTTGGCGAGTCAACGTGGAAACATTTCTGGTCTGACTGTGACGTAAAGTGTCATCAATACACAGAATGTCTGACGCTGCTTCATCCTCACTAAGTATTTCTGATGGGAGCATCGAAGGACGACCTGAAACTCACAGCTGAAGCCTATGGAATGGTGTGTAATATGATTGTACCCGGTAATGTCTGCCCAGCCAGAAGAAAGGAAAATGGTGACATATGTGGTATTGAAAACTGGGACATTGTCTCGCTGCGATCGTGGCTGGTCAGTACTCACTTCACACCACACTCCTTTATCTAGTAGTTCTCACCTCCTGTACATCTCCTGCTCCCTATAGAGGTTTCTATAGTAAATCTTCACCTGTAGTATCTCCTGACTCTCCCATTACATCTGATCTCCACATACTAACTATTCCTGTAATACCTGCTGTACCCTGTGTACCCCAAGATCCTACGTACTTATAATCTGCCTGTATTCATTGTATTATCTTAAACCTACACCTGCAGTAGTTTCTGCTTCTTACTGTATGCACCTGTAGTTTTTCCTGTCTTTCTATCAGACCTGTAGCAGTTCCTGCGCCTCCATGTTTGCCTGCAGTAGCTCCTGTCGGTCTAAGCCGCCTGTAGTAGCTCAGTGTATATCCACAGTAGTTTCTGCCTCTTACTATCCCCTTATTAGCATTTGCCTTATAGTGTCCACTTATAGAAACTCATCTCTCTATATGTCCATCTGTAGTAGCTCCTGTGTCTCTCTTTTGGCTATAATAGCTCCTGCTTCTCTGTCATTACCTGTAATAGTTCCTATATGTCTTTGACACTGTAGTAGGTCCTGTGTTTCTCTTTTGGTCTTTAGTAGCCTCTGCCTGTAGTAACTTCTGCCTCTCTATGATTGCCTGTAGTATCTCTTACCTGTCTATGACACTGTAGTAGCTATTGCCTTCCTGTATCAGCTTGTGCCTCTTAGTATACACCAGCAGTAGTTTCTGCCTCTTACTATCCACCTGTGTAAGCTTCTGATTCTCACTATCTGCCTGTAGTTCATCCAGCCTCTCTACGATCCACTCTAGTAGCTTCTACCTACCAATGGCACCTATAGTATCTTCTGCATCTATATCTCCGCCTGTAGTAGCTCCTGTCTCTATATCTCCGCCTGTAGTAGCTCCTGCCTCTATATTTCCGCCTGTAGTAGTTCCTGCCTCTATATATCTGCCTGTAGTAGCTCGTGTCTCTATATATCCACCTTGTAGTAGCTCCTGCCTCTATATCGCTGCCAATAGTAGCTCCTGCCTCTATATCTCCATCTGTAGTAGCTCCTGCGTCTATATCTCTGCCTGTAGTAGCTCCTGCCTCTATATCTCCGCCTGTAGTAGCTCCTGTCTCTATATCTCTGCCTGTAATAGCTCCTGTCTCTATATTGCCGCCTGTAGTAGCTCCTGCCTCTATATCTCCACCTGTAGTAGCTCCTGTCTTTATATATTTGCCTGTATTAGCTCCTGCCTCTATAGCTCCACCTGTAGTAGTTCCGGCTTCTATATCTCTGCCTGTATTAGCTCCTGCCTCTACATCTCTGCCTGTAGTAGCTCCGGCCTCTATATCTCCGCCTTGTAGTAGCTCCTGCCTCTATATTTCCGCCTGTAGTAGCTCCTGTCTTTATATATCCGCCTGTAGTAGCTCCTGCCTCTATATCTCTGCCTGTAGTAGCTCCTGCCTCTATAGCTCCACCTGTAGTAGTTCCGGCCTCTATATCTCTGCCTGTATTAGCTCCTGCCTCTACATCTCTGCCTGTAGTAGCTCCGGCCTCTATACCTCCGCCTGTATTAGCTCCTGACTCTATACCTCCGCCTGTAGTAGCTCCGGTCTCTATATCTCCGCCTGTAGTAGCTCctgtctctatatctcctcctgtaGTAGCTCCTGTCTCTATATCTCCGCCTGTAGTAGCTCCTGTCTCTATATCTCTGCCTGTAATAGCTCCTGTTTCTATATTGCCGCCTGTAGTAGCTCCTGCCTCTATATCTCCACCTGTAGTAGCTCCTGTCTTTATATCTTTGCCTGTATTAGCTCCTGCCTCTATATCTCCGCCTTGTAGTAGCTTCTGCCTCTATATCTCTGCCTGTAGTAGCTCCTGTCTTTATATATCCGCCTGTAGTAGCTCCTGCCTGTAGTAGCTCCTGCCTCTATAGCTCCACCTGTAGTAGTTCCGGCCTCTATATCTCTGCCTGTATTAGCTCCTGCCTCTACATTTCTGCCTGTAGTAGCTCCGGCCTCTATATCTCCGCCTGTAGTAGCTCCTGCCTCTATATCTCCGCCTGTAGTAGCTCCTGTCTCTATATCTCCGCCTGTAGTAGCTCCTGTCTCTATATCTCCGCCTGTATTAGCTCCTGACTCTATACCTCTGCCTGTACCATAGTAGCTCCTGTCTCTCTATCTCCACCTGTAGTAGCTCCAGTCTCTATATCTCCGCCTGTAGTAGCTCCTGTCTCTATATCTCCGCCTGTAGTAGCTCCTGTCTCTATATCTCCGCCTGTATTAGCTCCTGACTCTATACCTCCGCCTGTACCGTAGTAGCTCCTGTCTCTATATCTCCGCCTGTAGTAGCTCCAGTCTCTATATCTCCGCCTGTAGTAGCTCCTGTCTCTATATCTCCGCCTGTAGTAGCTCCTGTCTCTATATCTCCGCCTGTAGTAGCTCCTATTTCTGTACATCTGTCTCTCTGTGCTTCCTGTAGTAGCCTCTGCCACCTAAAGTCCACCTGTGGTCAGTATCTCCATATTGCAAACCTATCACATATGAATGACTTCTGCTGGATTTGCTGCTACAACTTGAATCACCTCAAGTCCTAAGTTCCTGTTCTCTTTCCCCTGCAGttcaaggctttgttcacatttgcacttAGGCTTCTGTTGTTTTGCTGTGTTGTAGGAAAAAACAAATAACGTATGTTTAAAATGACGGACACCAATGGAGCCATAAAGATCCCTTTGTCTATAATTGATTCCTATGGGTTTCCATTTTGTTAGATGAAAAATGTCCTGGATGCAGAACCTTTTCATTCACATTTTTTAATGGACTCTTCAACCAgggctctgacacagatgtgaacatactcttaataTGTATAAAGATTTTCTGTGTTAGTATATTGTCTGAGATACAACCTTTCCTAGACATCAGCAGGATATAATAGGATTATAACTTCTTGTGCCTTGGTATCCTGACATACAAATAACAAATCATTCCCAGAAATCCCCTGTGATATGTTCATGAGTTTCAAGGGGCGGAGACTAGTACCATCCTCTTCAGATAGAGACAGCGCTCCTCACTATGGCAGTTTCCATACGACTGATGTGTAGGTCTGTCTGGTGTgggattatggggggggggggggggggggctttaacTGGAATTATTCCTGATAAGTGAGGTATTATCCTCCACCTGGGAAGGCTGTGAAGAGATTGCACTCATAGTGTATGAACCCACCAAACCATCTATTACCACCTGTCTATATACAATAGAATTGTCTGCGACTAAACATAGTAATACGGGACTCTCAGGAACTGAGGGCAATGATAAGGATTGTTGTTATGTGGATGTAAATACATGGGATTGTCTGTAGCTAAACAACAATATGGAACTGTCAGCAACTAAGTGTAACAATATGGAAATGTTGAGGTGTGAGTGCAATAATATGGGACTGTCAGTAAGTGGTGAAACTATATGGGGCTGTCAGTAAGTGATGTAACAATATGGGACTGTCAGTAAGTGATGTAACTATAGGGGACTGTCAGTAAGTGATGTAACCATACGGGACTGTCAGTAAGTGATGTAACTATATGGGACTGTCAGTAAGTGATGTAACTATATGGGACTGTCAGTAAGTGATGTAACTATATGGGACTGTCAGTAAGTGATGTAACTATACGGGACTGTCAGTAAGTGATGTAACTATATGGGACTGTCAGTAAGTGATGTAACTATACAGGTCTGTCAGTAAGTGATGTAACTATACAGGACTGTCAGTAAGTGATGTAATTATACGGGACTGTCAGTAAGTGATGTAACTACACGGGACTGTCAGTTGGTGAATGTAACAATACATGGGACTGTCAGTGAGTGTAACAATATAGGACTGTCAGTGAATGACTGTAACACTATGGGAATGTCAGTAGCTAATTGTAACCATAGGGCACGGGATGCGACTTTATTATTTCAAGAACTCCTAAATATCTTTGCATGATTAGACTTTTTACCTTGGCTCAGGCTACCCAGTGTCTAAAAGGTACCAGAAAATTGCAATTGTGACCTTCTGTTTTGAGATTACCAGCACACCAGAAAGTTTGCAAAATCCCTGACACAGCCAGATGCTTATAGTTGTAAGTTCCCTTGAATAATGAGCTGAATTTTCCAAAgttttacaattattattatttatttttgtagattgtgagccccatatagggatcacaatgtacatattttttatcctatcagtatgcctttgtagaatgggaggaaatcaacacaaacacagagagaacatacaaactctgtgcagatgttgtttctggcgggaatcgaacccaggacttcagcgctgcaaggctgcagtgctaaccactgagtcaccatgttgccccaggttCATAATAATTTGTCGTTGTCATGTTGCACAGCTCTAAAGGGCTAGTTGAGGGTCCAGGAGTCTCCACTTCAGGCTCATGAGTTATTGTACTATTACAGTATTATGGAGGGTCTCCGTCTTTATCATTGCCCTCTGTATACATAGTGTTCCTACCCACTGACCATCATCAACAGGGAGCCAAAGCGGCCCATAGACCCATAAGTGTTGGTTGTGAGGGACAACCCTGATGATTCCTGTGGCTTGCAGTGGACATGTGAATGCACTGCAGACTCAGGGATCATGTCACATACGTGTAAACATGTGCCCATTGTGTTTGTTACATCCAGAACTCAGGAGAAACGTGACATGCAATAGAAGCTTATTTAAGAGAGATGAGAATTATACTTGTGTATATACAACCTGAAGTTCTTCATGCTGAATATACGTAGAGCGGATGCGTCCTCCTTACACTGAGTGGACCTAAATATTCAATGCATCTTATGTTTGGCGATAGTGTAAAAATAAGAGATGTGAGAATGAAGAGTCCATCCTGGTAACGCCTGTACAAGGCCTCATATAGTCCTTTCAGCAGATCGTGATACGTAGAGTCCACTTTTTTTCTTCCATATGAACAGCCATTGACTTTGCAGCCCTTGTCTTGGACCTTTCATCAGTGATCCTACCATGGGAGATGATCTGCAGATGAATGGAGAATGCTCATTGGTGCATGGACTATTGCCTAACTGCTACTGAATTTGAAATACTTAGTCCTGTACTAGTCCGCTTGGTACCTTACCTTTGACACTCCGACCTGGCGTGTATTAAAGATCAGGATGGACAGTTACTGGATTCTCCAGTGTTTTGGTCACATTTGTCAGTTTTTGCTGCCCGTTCCAATTCGGACATTGTACAGGGCCGCTATGGCTCAATCCACATCTAGGCGTTGACATAAAAATGCACCTAAAAGTCCTTGTGTCACAGCTTTTCTACGTTATAGTCTTTGTAGAATCCATAAGCCGAAACCTCCTTGAAGGTTCGTCTACAGAtctgtctgctcctcctgtcgtGCGCTTCACAGATGCAAAGACCTGAAGTATCTAAGAGGTTCCCACCTTTGATGTGTTTTTGCATGGTACTGGGCTGCCCATGATCATCACACAAAACATCTCAACTGCAGTGGTGCCAACACAGAAATATCCTGCATCCTGGAATATATTAACAAATCTATCACAGTGATGTTTCTACGCAAGAGCCATTACGGTGGAGACGTCGATGGTCATGGTTTGTACAGCCTTCATTACGATGGACAATAAGGATTGGGAAGTAGAGAGCATCTTGGTATGGTGGAGGTTCCTCTTCCTCCACAGTCACCTGGCTGGACAGCCGTGTTTGTTCTGTAGGACAACCCTGCTCATTGAGGCTTTCACTGCGGCTCTGCCACAGACAACTCCGACGAGATCCATATAAACGTCCCAGAGAGAAACGACTGCTGCTAAAAGGGATCCTTGGACTACCATTACAGATACTGAGGGCACTACGGGAAAAGATGGAGGAGCTGCTCATAGTGCGATGGCACCGATCACAGTTCTGGCGATAACCTCGAGTGTATCGGCATGCTGTGTAACCTGAAGAAATGCCTACTAGATCCATCAAAACAGCTTCAGAGTAGCTGGGCACCAGTTGCTGGTTAGACCGTATGTGCCACTCCAGCTCTGTACTGTCGATAGTGTTAACACGTGGCATTCTCCGACATATGGTTCGATCATCGGCTGGTGTCACTGGTGTGAAGTCAAAACCAAAGAGCTTTTCTACATGATAGTGAACACAAGAAGTGCGGTACTCATTGAGGACCCTTAGTGGCCAGGACAGTGTTAGGAGAGCAGCCACCCAGAAGACATAGTGGGATACGTACCATGGAAGGTTATCTGGATCGGAAAATGCAACCATGTATTCCTTGAAGTCCACATTTTTTAGGTGCATGCCTTCTCGAGCTTCCATATAGTCATCCAGACCCTCATTCTCAGTGAAAAACCGAGCCCTCTGTGTCAAATACGAATTTTCTGATTCCACATTTGCAAAACTAAAGCATTTGGTAAACCTCAGCCGAGTGACCGGATAGCTGTCTAGATCAGTCAGATCTTTGGAGACGTCCTTTACGCCACAGTTGCTGTAGTCAAATTCAGATTCCGCCACATGAGTATTGACACGCTCGTGGTAGACTTGAGTAGTTGTGTACGCATCTCCATTGCGATAACGGGTCACCTGACGAGTCCTTCGTACGTAATGGTAACTAATAGCCTTCCACCAGATGCATGGTGTTg is part of the Leptodactylus fuscus isolate aLepFus1 chromosome 3, aLepFus1.hap2, whole genome shotgun sequence genome and encodes:
- the TMEM151B gene encoding transmembrane protein 151B, with protein sequence MSPPASAASESSTGSVPQESTDAVRELQRPVKQSLSKSLCRESHWKCLLLSLLIYGCMGAMTWCHVTKVTRLTFDSAYKGNSMMYHDSPCSNGYVYIPLAFLVMLYVVYLVECWHCYTRNELQYKVDVESVQERVQRMQQATPCIWWKAISYHYVRRTRQVTRYRNGDAYTTTQVYHERVNTHVAESEFDYSNCGVKDVSKDLTDLDSYPVTRLRFTKCFSFANVESENSYLTQRARFFTENEGLDDYMEAREGMHLKNVDFKEYMVAFSDPDNLPWYVSHYVFWVAALLTLSWPLRVLNEYRTSCVHYHVEKLFGFDFTPVTPADDRTICRRMPRVNTIDSTELEWHIRSNQQLVPSYSEAVLMDLVGISSGYTACRYTRGYRQNCDRCHRTMSSSSIFSRSALSICNGSPRIPFSSSRFSLGRLYGSRRSCLWQSRSESLNEQGCPTEQTRLSSQVTVEEEEPPPYQDALYFPILIVHRNEGCTNHDHRRLHRNGSCVETSL